A section of the Eublepharis macularius isolate TG4126 chromosome 1, MPM_Emac_v1.0, whole genome shotgun sequence genome encodes:
- the DLL1 gene encoding delta-like protein 1, giving the protein MGGRSLLALISCVLLLPSQVWSSGVFELKLQEFVNKKGLLGNRNCCRGGLGAALPSSGGSPSGLQQCDCKTFFRVCLKHYQASVSPEPPCTYGSAITPVLGANSFSVPDSAAGGDPSFSNPIRFPFGFTWPGTFSLIIEALHTDSPDDLNTENPERLISRLATQRHLTVGEEWSQDLHSSGRTDLKYSYRFVCDEHYYGEGCSVFCRPRDDAFGHFTCGERGEKVCNPGWKGQYCTDPICLPGCDEQHGYCDKPGECKCRVGWQGRYCDECIRYPGCLHGTCQQPWQCNCQEGWGGLFCNQDLNYCTHHKPCKNSATCTNTGQGSYTCSCRPGYTGSNCEIEINECDANPCKNGGSCTDLENSYSCTCPPGFYGKNCELGAMTCADGPCFNGGRCTDNPEGGYSCRCPVGYSGFNCEKKIDYCSSSPCANGAQCVDLGNSYICQCQAGFTGRHCDDNVDDCASFPCLNGGTCQDGINDYSCTCPPGYSGKNCSMPVSKCEHGPCHNGATCHERNNRYVCECARGYGGHNCQFLLPEPPPGPVIVDITEKYTEGQSSQFPWIAVCAGIILVLMLLLGCAAIVVCFRLKIQKRQHQPDACRSESETMNNLANCQREKDISISVIGATQIKNTNKKVDFHSDHADKNGYKARYPSVDYNLVHELKNEDSVKEDHGKCEAKCETYDSEAEEKSTVQLKSETSERKRPESVYSTSKDTKYQSVYVISEEKDECIIATEV; this is encoded by the exons ATGGGAGGCCGGTCCCTGTTGGCTCTCATCTCTTGCGTGCTTCTCTTGCCCAGCCAG GTCTGGAGCTCCGGCGTGTTCGAGCTGAAGCTGCAGGAGTTCGTCAACAAGAAAGGGCTTCTGGGCAACCGCAACTGCTGCCGGGGAGGCCTCGGCGCggccctgcccagcagcggcgGCTCGCCGTCCGGGCTGCAGCAGTGCGACTGCAAGACCTTCTTCCGCGTGTGCCTCAAGCACTATCAAGCCAGCGTCTCTCCGGAACCGCCCTGCACCTACGGCAGCGCCATCACCCCGGTTCTGGGAGCCAATTCCTTTAGCGTACCCGACAGCGCTGCCGGCGGCGACCCCTCCTTCAGCAACCCCATCCGCTTCCCCTTCGGTTTCACCTGGCCG GGTACTTTCTCCCTCATCATAGAAGCGCTACACACAGACTCCCCTGATGACCTCAACACAG AGAACCCAGAGCGCCTCATTAGCCGCCTGGCCACCCAGAGACACTTGACTGTTGGGGAAGAATGGTCCCAGGACCTGCACAGCAGTGGCCGCACTGACCTCAAGTATTCATACCGTTTTGTGTGTGATGAGCACTACTATGGGGAAGGCTGCTCTGTCTTTTGTCGTCCCAGGGATGATGCCTTTGGCCACTTCACTTGTGGAGAACGTGGGGAGAAAGTCTGCAATCCAGGCTGGAAGGGGCAGTACTGCACTGACC CAATTTGCTTGCCTGGATGTGATGAACAGCATGGATACTGTGACAAGCCTGGGGAATGCAA GTGCAGAGTTGGCTGGCAAGGTCGCTACTGTGATGAATGCATCCGATACCCAGGGTGCCTTCATGGTACCTGTCAACAGCCTTGGCAATGCAATTGTCAGGAAGGCTGGGGCGGTCTTTTTTGTAATCAGG ATCTCAATTATTGTACTCACCACAAGCCTTGTAAAAACAGTGCCACTTGCACCAACACTGGCCAAGGGAGCTATACCTGTTCTTGCCGTCCGGGCTACACTGGTTCCAACTGTGAGATTGAAATCAATGAATGTGATGCCAATCCCTGCAAGAATGGGGGAAGCTGTACT GATCTAGAAAACAGCTATTCTTGCACTTGTCCACCTGGGTTCTATGGGAAGAATTGTGAGCTGGGAGCTATGACTTGTGCAGATGGTCCATGTTTCAATGGAGGTCGATGCACAGACAACCCAGAAGGTGGCTACAGCTGCCGTTGCCCAGTGGGTTACTCTGGATTTAACTGCGAAAAGAAAATTGACTACTGCAGTTCTAGTCCCTGTGCTAACG GAGCCCAGTGTGTTGATCTTGGGAACTCCTACATATGCCAATGTCAGGCTGGCTTCACTGGAAGACACTGTGATGATAATGTGGACGACTGTGCTTCCTTTCCTTGCTTGAATGGTGGGACTTGCCAAGATGGGATCAATGACTACTCTTGTACCTGCCCCCCTGGATACAGTGGAAAGAACTGCAGTATGCCTGTCAGTAAATGTGAACATGGCCCTTGTCATAATGGGGCCACGTGCCATGAGAGAAACAACCGCTATGTTTGTGAGTGTGCTCGAGGATATGGTGGTCACAACTGCCAGTTTTTGCTCCCAGAACCACCTCCTGGGCCAGTCATTGTTGACATCACTGAGAAGTATACTGAAGGTCAGAGTTCTCAGTTTCCTTGGATTGCAGTGTGTGCTGGAATTATTCTGGTCCTGATGCTCTTGCTGGGCTGTGCAGCTATTGTTGTCTGCTTCCGACTTAAAATACAGAAAAGGCAACATCAGCCTGATGCGTGCAGAAGCGAAAGCGAGACTATGAACAATTTGGCCAATTGCCAGAGGGAGAAGGACATTTCTATAAGTGTCATTGGTGCTACCCAGATCAAGAACACTAATAAGAAAGTCGATTTCCATAGTGATCATGCTGACAAAAATGGCTACAAAGCCAGATATCCATCAGTGGATTACAATTTAGTGCATGAACTCAAGAATGAGGACTCTGTGAAAGAAGATCATGGCAAATGTGAAGCAAAGTGTGAAACGTATGATTCTGAGGCAGAGGAGAAAAGCACAGTACAGCTAAAGAG TGAAACCTCTGAAAGGAAACGACCAGAATCTGTATATTCCACTTCAAAAGATACAAAGTACCAGTCGGTGTATGTCATATCAGAAGAGAAAGATGAATGCATCATAGCAACAGAG GTGTAA